In one window of Hymenobacter nivis DNA:
- a CDS encoding carboxypeptidase-like regulatory domain-containing protein, with translation MLLSGPPRPAGAQTAAPAPRAPRPAPRAPPAAGPAFAGHVADAATGEAVPGATVLGATVLFTDLKQGTATDGPGNFSFANLPRGRFGVQIRSLGYTTVSLTVDTGAGQPLDVKLIPAATEIGQVVVTGVSAATEARRSCPPSSSTAPASTKLRART, from the coding sequence TTGCTGCTAAGCGGCCCGCCCCGCCCGGCCGGGGCCCAAACCGCGGCCCCCGCGCCCCGCGCCCCGCGCCCCGCGCCCCGCGCCCCGCCGGCGGCCGGCCCGGCCTTTGCCGGCCACGTCGCCGACGCCGCCACTGGCGAGGCCGTGCCCGGAGCCACCGTGCTCGGAGCCACCGTGCTCTTCACCGACCTTAAGCAGGGCACGGCTACCGACGGGCCCGGCAATTTCAGCTTCGCCAACCTGCCGCGGGGCCGGTTTGGGGTGCAAATTCGTTCGCTGGGCTATACCACCGTGAGCCTGACGGTGGACACCGGCGCCGGCCAGCCGCTGGACGTGAAGCTCATCCCCGCGGCCACCGAAATTGGCCAGGTAGTAGTTACGGGCGTGTCGGCGGCCACTGAGGCGCGCCGCTCGTGCCCACCGTCGTCATCGACCGCACCCGCCTCAACCAAACTTCGGGCACGAACGTGA
- a CDS encoding TonB-dependent receptor: MLLCGVTLTVSAQNLGRSNLAALRGTVRDAKTGDVLIGVSVVVPATQQGTATGLDGTFVLRELAPGPVVVQTRNLGYELQTQTISLTPGATQTLDFQLIATGHELTEVTVTGQADRESAQSARRAEQKADNVLNIISARTIELSPDVTVGNVVQRASGVSVVRNSGGDGQYAIIRGMDRRYNYTLVNGIKIPSPDPKNRYVPLDIFPAELLERLEVIKALTPNMEGDAIGGALNMVMKSAPDHLVVAATAAGGYSDLFATRPFSGFSTSSLPQQSPGQANGTDYAAKPSDFSNTPLNYSSVQVPANSLFGLTIGNRTRDGKLGLLVAGSLQNTYRGSDRLFYRPLGQPKPEPLPNTFTFDEIQRREYSLLQNRAGLHAKLDYAPSARNRLSLYSLLVRLDDAQHRHITTNDLGTGGDVPVSDQSRFQRQQLWSETLQGTHQLLPRFSLSWSAVYGRATFDTPNQTDITIVRATAANTQQGTFVSNSSHLWQHSLDQDVAGYANLSFAATDKLEFTAGGLLRNKDRTSTYDYYDLDAATTGTGTNNRQPFTTYDQARFVFSLDNGQEKSTDGNNYVANERIAAGYAQAKILLANKLQILGGVRFENTSQHYDSQLPATQVGRSGNISYLDVLPSVHFKYLLNERQNLRLSYFKGISRPNLFELVPAVTNLNNDYYTEAGNPYLKHTQADNLDFRYEHFGPAASQLLAGVFYKNIQNPIEYGFAQVANNTSYYQPQNFGNATNFGAELVFTKYLRNWGVNGNYTYTHSSITTTKRVYYRSATDGQYHTVSPDQPATAEYPTPPTQTRPLQGQSNHIANLALLYRSEATGFHAQVAAVYTGRRINLVSPYKDLDQWQRATTQLDFSAEQKLPAHLTAFLKVTNLLNTPTVVEVLQAPTGGLLTAPEQNSPNRILVQRDVYNRTYLLGLRYRLN, translated from the coding sequence CAAACCCTGGACTTCCAGCTAATCGCTACCGGCCACGAGCTAACGGAAGTAACGGTGACGGGCCAAGCCGACCGCGAGTCGGCCCAGAGCGCCCGGCGCGCGGAGCAGAAGGCCGATAATGTATTGAATATCATCTCGGCCCGCACCATTGAGCTGTCGCCCGACGTGACGGTGGGCAATGTGGTGCAGCGCGCCTCGGGCGTGTCGGTGGTGCGCAACTCGGGCGGCGATGGGCAGTACGCCATCATCCGGGGCATGGACCGGCGCTACAACTACACGCTGGTAAACGGCATCAAGATTCCCAGCCCCGACCCTAAGAACCGCTACGTACCGCTCGATATTTTCCCGGCCGAGCTGCTGGAGCGCCTCGAAGTTATCAAAGCCCTGACCCCCAACATGGAGGGCGACGCCATCGGCGGAGCCCTGAACATGGTGATGAAGTCGGCCCCCGACCACCTGGTGGTGGCGGCCACGGCGGCAGGCGGCTACAGCGACTTGTTTGCCACCCGGCCGTTTTCGGGCTTCTCCACCAGCAGCCTGCCCCAGCAGTCGCCGGGCCAGGCGAACGGCACCGACTATGCGGCCAAGCCCAGCGACTTTTCCAACACGCCGCTCAACTACTCCAGCGTGCAAGTGCCGGCAAACTCGCTTTTCGGGTTGACTATTGGCAACCGCACCCGCGACGGCAAGCTGGGCCTGCTGGTGGCGGGCAGCCTCCAGAATACCTACCGGGGCTCAGACCGCCTGTTTTACCGGCCGCTGGGCCAACCCAAGCCCGAGCCGCTGCCCAACACCTTCACCTTTGATGAGATACAGCGCCGCGAGTACTCGCTGCTGCAAAACCGCGCCGGCCTGCACGCCAAGCTCGACTACGCACCCAGCGCCCGCAACCGCCTCAGCCTGTACTCCTTGCTAGTGCGGCTGGACGATGCGCAGCACCGCCACATCACAACCAACGACCTGGGTACCGGCGGCGACGTACCCGTCAGCGACCAGTCGCGGTTTCAGCGCCAGCAATTGTGGTCCGAAACCTTGCAGGGCACCCACCAGCTGCTGCCGCGCTTCAGCCTGAGTTGGTCGGCGGTGTATGGCCGGGCTACGTTCGACACGCCCAACCAGACCGACATCACCATTGTGCGGGCCACGGCGGCCAACACCCAGCAGGGTACGTTTGTCTCGAATTCATCGCACCTCTGGCAGCACAGCCTCGACCAGGACGTAGCTGGCTACGCCAACCTGAGCTTCGCGGCCACGGACAAGCTGGAATTCACGGCCGGCGGACTGCTGCGCAACAAGGACCGCACCAGCACCTACGACTACTACGACCTCGATGCGGCCACCACCGGCACCGGCACCAACAACCGCCAGCCCTTCACCACTTACGACCAGGCACGCTTCGTCTTCAGCCTCGACAACGGCCAAGAGAAGAGCACCGATGGCAACAACTACGTAGCCAATGAGCGCATTGCGGCCGGCTACGCCCAGGCTAAAATATTGCTAGCCAATAAACTGCAAATTCTAGGCGGGGTGCGGTTCGAAAACACCAGCCAGCACTACGACTCGCAGCTACCGGCCACGCAGGTAGGCCGTAGCGGCAACATCAGCTACCTCGACGTGCTGCCGAGCGTGCATTTCAAGTACTTGCTGAACGAGCGCCAGAACCTGCGCCTCTCGTACTTCAAGGGCATCAGCCGGCCCAACCTGTTTGAGCTGGTGCCGGCCGTTACCAACCTCAACAACGACTACTACACCGAGGCTGGCAACCCCTACCTCAAACACACGCAGGCCGATAACCTTGACTTCCGCTACGAGCACTTTGGCCCGGCTGCCTCGCAGCTGCTGGCGGGCGTATTCTACAAAAACATCCAGAACCCGATTGAGTACGGCTTCGCGCAGGTAGCCAATAATACCTCGTACTACCAGCCGCAGAACTTCGGTAACGCCACTAATTTTGGAGCCGAGCTGGTGTTTACTAAGTACTTGCGCAACTGGGGGGTGAACGGCAACTACACCTACACGCACTCAAGCATCACGACCACCAAGCGCGTGTATTACCGCTCGGCCACTGACGGGCAGTACCACACGGTATCGCCCGACCAGCCGGCCACCGCCGAGTACCCTACCCCTCCCACCCAGACCCGCCCGCTGCAAGGCCAGAGCAACCACATTGCCAACCTGGCGCTGCTCTACCGCAGCGAGGCCACGGGCTTCCACGCCCAGGTGGCGGCCGTGTACACGGGCCGGCGCATCAACCTGGTTTCGCCCTATAAGGACCTCGACCAGTGGCAGCGGGCCACGACGCAGCTCGACTTTTCGGCCGAGCAGAAGCTGCCGGCGCACCTCACGGCCTTCCTGAAAGTGACCAACCTGCTGAATACGCCCACCGTGGTGGAGGTGCTGCAAGCGCCCACCGGCGGCCTGCTCACGGCCCCCGAGCAGAACAGCCCCAACCGCATTCTGGTGCAGCGCGACGTGTACAACCGCACCTACCTGCTGGGTCTGCGCTACCGCCTCAATTAA
- a CDS encoding outer membrane beta-barrel protein, whose translation MKFLAVLLSAALALPLAAAAQGPNKSYVGLNAGASFALGDFGKADYYNNSAGFAKTGFHGALDGAYFFGGGIVGLAGQVAFTDNGRLKADDLAKIGAGFTDGFGVDESTLRSDNRYRRLTAMVGPTFLLPLGSDKLKLEVRGLVGLVHSISTPTYTVQLEDNDQTLLKQTSSTSTVFGYQAGLGLHYALTDHLGVVLRADYLGTGDLSIDNANRTNNAGRLQTKVAPTALNTSLGLAFAFGK comes from the coding sequence ATGAAATTCTTAGCTGTTTTATTAAGCGCTGCGCTGGCCCTGCCGCTGGCCGCTGCAGCCCAGGGGCCCAACAAAAGCTACGTAGGCCTGAACGCCGGGGCCTCGTTTGCCCTCGGCGATTTTGGCAAGGCTGACTACTACAACAACTCGGCGGGCTTCGCCAAAACCGGCTTCCACGGGGCCCTCGACGGGGCGTACTTCTTCGGGGGGGGCATCGTGGGCTTGGCCGGCCAAGTGGCCTTCACCGACAACGGCCGCCTGAAAGCCGATGACCTGGCCAAAATCGGCGCCGGCTTCACCGACGGTTTCGGGGTGGACGAGAGCACCCTGCGCAGCGACAATCGCTACCGCCGCCTCACGGCGATGGTGGGCCCTACGTTCCTGCTGCCGCTTGGCAGCGATAAGCTCAAGCTGGAAGTGCGTGGGTTGGTGGGCCTCGTACACAGCATCAGCACGCCCACCTACACCGTGCAGCTTGAAGACAATGACCAGACACTACTCAAGCAGACTAGCTCGACGAGCACTGTGTTTGGCTACCAGGCCGGCCTGGGCCTGCACTACGCCCTCACCGACCACTTGGGCGTGGTGCTGCGCGCCGACTACCTCGGCACCGGCGACCTGAGCATTGACAACGCCAACCGCACCAACAACGCCGGCCGCCTGCAAACCAAAGTGGCCCCCACAGCCCTCAACACTTCGCTGGGCCTAGCCTTCGCCTTCGGCAAATAG
- a CDS encoding TonB-dependent receptor plug domain-containing protein: MPTVVIDRTRLNQTSGTNVIDAIAHTPGLSQITTGAAISKPVVRGLGYNRVTTLNNGAKQEDQQWGDEHGIEIDEFSIDRAEIIKGPGSLLYGSDAMASPPEASATPASVGSASATGYAPASC; this comes from the coding sequence GTGCCCACCGTCGTCATCGACCGCACCCGCCTCAACCAAACTTCGGGCACGAACGTGATTGACGCCATCGCCCACACGCCGGGCCTAAGCCAGATTACTACTGGAGCCGCCATCAGCAAGCCGGTGGTGCGCGGGCTGGGCTACAACCGCGTGACGACCCTGAACAACGGCGCCAAGCAGGAGGACCAGCAGTGGGGCGACGAGCACGGCATCGAAATCGACGAGTTCAGCATCGACCGGGCCGAGATCATCAAGGGCCCCGGCTCGCTGCTGTACGGCTCCGATGCCATGGCCAGCCCACCGGAGGCCTCGGCTACCCCGGCCAGCGTGGGCAGCGCTTCCGCCACCGGGTACGCGCCCGCCAGCTGCTGA
- a CDS encoding transposase, translating into MVELGQSSPSVAVVDAQSIKCSERVIVDKGFDGHKKIRGRKRLLAVGTGGRLLAAHVGPANENGRIGGRAVLEKLHRQGFSRL; encoded by the coding sequence TTGGTTGAGCTGGGCCAGTCCAGCCCGAGCGTCGCCGTCGTGGACGCGCAATCCATCAAGTGCAGCGAGCGCGTCATAGTGGACAAGGGCTTTGATGGCCACAAAAAAATCCGGGGCCGCAAGCGCCTGCTCGCCGTCGGTACGGGCGGCCGGCTGCTGGCCGCCCATGTGGGACCGGCCAACGAGAATGGCCGAATTGGCGGCCGGGCGGTGTTGGAAAAGCTGCACCGGCAGGGATTTAGCCGGCTATAA
- a CDS encoding TonB-dependent receptor, translating to MEIVSCPPGRVAAWLGVALMGLLALPGRAQTAPTAAPCALSLAGRITDQRTGEALPGAVLRLDELAGGEAADPDGHYHFHGLCAGAYHLRASFVGYGEVVIALTLKGSLNRDISLKADAQQLKEVRVLGEKETRPLVSQSQETLSGRALAETRGLSLGESLKGITGVYSIQTGPTISKPVIHGLYGNRVLILNNGVRQEGQQWANDHAPEIDPFTATRLSVIKGAASIRYGADAIGGVVLVEPAALPDTAGVSGELNLVGLSNGRGGAASGFVQTAVTDSTSAFRGLSARLQGTLRGAGNAQTAHYYLNNTGLREQNFSAALGYHRGRVGGEVFFSRFDTKLGIFSGAENGSITDLTAAIARDRPLTPDAFSYAVGRPYQAVVHELLKVQARADLARAGRLEATFARQTDARSEYGDQIPYNPALGDVPDLFLSLTTHTLDLAWTTPKAPAWSATVGAAGSTQANVRQYEFLIPNFRNYGAGVYALGKHTGERLTLEAGLRYDYRWLRAFFLNNNTVQVETPTTIYQAVTGTLGGVLDLGNGLTLNANLGTAWRPPTVNELYAAGVHQSAATYEQGDPNLTREQAYNGTVSLNYAGPRVEAEVGGYVNYIQNYVFLQPALRYIRTVRGAYPVFEYVQTNAIFRGLDAHASYRPVPALTASAALSLLWAYNQTAHDYLIYAPPQRLQTSLRYTFGGPATGPYLELNNLVVARQTRAPLNGDYASPPAGYVLWGAAAGTTLHLGRQPVEVSLSATNLLNAEYRDYLNRFRYYAADLGRNVQLRLRVPFGFK from the coding sequence ATGGAAATTGTTTCCTGCCCGCCGGGCCGCGTCGCGGCGTGGCTGGGCGTGGCACTGATGGGCTTGTTGGCCCTGCCCGGCCGAGCGCAAACCGCCCCGACCGCCGCGCCCTGTGCACTATCGCTGGCCGGCCGTATCACCGACCAGCGCACCGGCGAGGCCCTGCCGGGAGCCGTGCTGCGCCTCGACGAGCTAGCTGGCGGCGAAGCCGCCGACCCTGACGGCCACTACCATTTCCATGGCCTGTGCGCCGGGGCCTACCACCTGCGGGCATCCTTCGTGGGCTACGGCGAAGTAGTGATTGCGCTGACGCTAAAGGGCTCCCTCAACCGCGACATCAGTCTGAAAGCCGACGCCCAGCAGTTGAAGGAAGTGCGCGTGCTGGGCGAAAAGGAAACCCGGCCGCTCGTCAGCCAAAGCCAGGAAACGCTGAGCGGCCGGGCCCTGGCCGAGACCCGGGGCTTGAGTTTGGGCGAGTCGCTGAAAGGCATCACCGGAGTGTACAGCATCCAGACGGGCCCCACGATTTCCAAGCCCGTCATCCACGGGCTGTACGGCAACCGGGTGCTGATCCTCAACAACGGCGTACGGCAGGAAGGGCAGCAGTGGGCCAACGACCACGCCCCGGAAATCGACCCGTTCACCGCCACCCGCCTGAGCGTGATCAAGGGCGCGGCCAGCATCCGCTACGGGGCCGATGCCATCGGCGGCGTGGTGCTGGTGGAGCCCGCCGCCCTGCCCGACACGGCCGGCGTAAGCGGCGAGCTGAACTTGGTGGGCCTGAGCAATGGGCGGGGCGGGGCCGCTTCGGGCTTCGTGCAAACGGCCGTGACTGATAGCACCAGCGCGTTTCGGGGCCTCAGCGCCCGGCTGCAAGGCACGTTGCGCGGGGCCGGCAACGCCCAAACGGCGCACTATTACCTCAACAACACGGGCCTGCGCGAGCAGAACTTTTCGGCGGCACTGGGCTACCACCGTGGCCGGGTGGGCGGGGAGGTGTTTTTTAGCCGATTCGATACCAAGCTGGGTATTTTTTCGGGGGCGGAAAACGGCTCGATTACCGACCTGACGGCCGCCATTGCCCGCGACCGGCCCCTGACGCCCGATGCCTTTTCGTACGCCGTGGGCCGGCCCTACCAGGCCGTGGTGCACGAGCTGCTGAAGGTGCAGGCCCGCGCCGACCTCGCCCGCGCCGGCCGGCTGGAAGCCACGTTTGCCCGCCAGACCGATGCCCGTTCGGAGTATGGCGACCAGATTCCCTACAACCCCGCGTTGGGCGACGTACCCGACCTGTTCCTCAGCCTCACTACCCACACCCTGGACCTGGCCTGGACCACCCCGAAAGCCCCGGCCTGGAGCGCCACGGTGGGCGCGGCCGGCTCGACGCAGGCCAACGTGCGGCAGTACGAGTTCCTAATTCCGAATTTTCGCAACTACGGAGCCGGGGTGTACGCGCTGGGCAAGCATACCGGCGAGCGGCTCACGCTCGAAGCCGGCCTGCGCTACGACTACCGCTGGCTGCGGGCCTTTTTCCTGAACAACAATACGGTGCAGGTGGAAACGCCTACTACCATTTACCAGGCCGTGACGGGCACGCTGGGCGGCGTGCTGGACCTGGGCAACGGCTTGACGCTGAACGCTAACTTGGGCACGGCCTGGCGCCCCCCCACCGTGAATGAGCTGTATGCGGCCGGCGTGCACCAGAGCGCGGCCACCTACGAGCAGGGCGACCCCAACCTCACTCGCGAGCAGGCTTACAACGGCACGGTGAGCCTGAACTACGCTGGGCCCCGGGTAGAAGCGGAGGTGGGCGGCTACGTCAATTACATTCAGAATTACGTCTTTTTACAGCCTGCGCTGCGCTACATCCGCACGGTGCGTGGGGCCTATCCGGTATTCGAATACGTGCAGACCAACGCGATTTTCCGGGGCCTAGACGCGCACGCCAGCTACCGGCCCGTGCCGGCCCTAACAGCCAGCGCGGCGCTCTCGCTGCTGTGGGCCTATAACCAGACAGCCCACGACTACCTCATCTACGCCCCGCCCCAGCGGCTGCAAACTAGCCTGCGCTATACGTTTGGGGGCCCCGCCACCGGCCCCTACCTGGAGCTAAATAACCTGGTAGTGGCCCGCCAGACCCGCGCCCCGCTGAATGGCGACTATGCCTCGCCGCCCGCAGGCTACGTGCTGTGGGGCGCAGCGGCCGGCACTACGCTGCATCTGGGCCGCCAGCCCGTGGAGGTGAGCCTGAGCGCCACCAACCTGCTCAACGCCGAGTACCGCGATTACCTCAACCGCTTCCGCTACTACGCCGCCGACCTGGGCCGCAACGTGCAGCTGCGCCTGCGCGTGCCCTTCGGCTTTAAGTAA
- a CDS encoding metallophosphoesterase family protein — translation MKILIPLAVGLLAALGLASCHTGPDAMPQPTPSPAPAAVRDTLAYSFAVLGCNRVDNSDLNLAANPSTANVPQLNQTYTELAALKPVPDYLFFMGDMVLGYSPDSAVIGHELRAWVRLYQAAPLSRTSIRLVAMPGNHEVMSGKNQPSFAGAELAWRNAMRPYIVGSNGPGAGGPDQLATDQSRLTYSFDYKKSHFVVLNTDPVGAEATVPLAWLQTDLAAARAKGSKHLFAFGHKPALPAPGGDGLRNGGSMWDVLEANHAEAMLAAHNHLYFRSQQPNYHPWQVIAGNGGSVLDASASPNKLFYGYTLVKVFTSGKVKAYSYGRDLPANGYLGAVTTATPTTVRDSVDLTWK, via the coding sequence ATGAAAATCCTTATCCCTTTAGCCGTTGGCCTACTAGCCGCGCTTGGCCTGGCAAGCTGCCACACGGGCCCCGACGCCATGCCCCAGCCCACGCCTAGCCCTGCCCCCGCCGCCGTGCGCGATACGCTGGCCTACTCCTTCGCCGTGCTGGGCTGCAACCGCGTCGACAACTCGGACCTTAACCTGGCCGCCAACCCCAGCACCGCCAACGTGCCCCAGCTCAACCAAACCTACACCGAGCTAGCGGCACTGAAGCCGGTGCCCGACTACTTGTTTTTTATGGGGGACATGGTGCTAGGCTACTCGCCCGATTCGGCCGTGATTGGCCATGAGCTGCGGGCCTGGGTACGGCTCTACCAGGCCGCGCCGCTGAGCCGCACCAGCATCCGGCTGGTGGCTATGCCCGGCAACCACGAGGTGATGAGCGGCAAAAACCAGCCCTCCTTCGCAGGGGCCGAGCTGGCCTGGCGCAACGCCATGCGGCCCTACATAGTAGGCAGTAACGGCCCCGGGGCCGGGGGCCCCGACCAGCTAGCCACCGACCAAAGCCGCCTCACCTACTCGTTCGACTACAAGAAATCGCACTTCGTGGTGCTGAACACCGACCCCGTGGGGGCCGAGGCCACCGTGCCGCTGGCCTGGCTCCAAACCGACCTGGCCGCCGCCCGGGCCAAGGGTAGCAAGCACTTATTTGCCTTTGGCCACAAGCCGGCGCTGCCCGCGCCGGGCGGCGACGGCCTCCGCAACGGCGGCAGCATGTGGGACGTGCTCGAAGCCAACCACGCCGAGGCCATGCTGGCGGCGCACAACCATTTGTATTTCCGCTCGCAGCAGCCCAACTACCACCCCTGGCAGGTTATCGCCGGCAACGGCGGCTCGGTACTCGACGCCAGCGCCTCGCCCAACAAACTTTTCTACGGCTACACGCTGGTTAAGGTCTTTACCAGCGGCAAGGTGAAGGCCTACAGCTACGGCCGCGACCTGCCCGCCAACGGCTACCTGGGCGCCGTTACTACCGCGACTCCCACTACTGTGCGTGACTCGGTGGACCTGACCTGGAAATAA